The Triticum urartu cultivar G1812 chromosome 5, Tu2.1, whole genome shotgun sequence genome contains the following window.
AGTGGCTAGGGCCCTCAGATCGGCATCGGTGATTTCCATCTTGATGAATACTCGGTGGCCACCGCTTACTCTGCGCAATTTATGGGAACCTTGTACTCACCTATGGATCACACGGTTGGGAAGGCGTGGGCTCCGCCCAAAGTCAAATTATTTGCTTTGTTGGCCCATCAAGAAAAAATTTAGACAGACAACTAATTGGCCAAGTGGGTAGCCAAATTGCGGTCTTTCTCCTGTTTGCAAGAGAAATCAAGAAACCTGGACACACCTCTTCTTCAAGTGCCGAGAAACCCTCCATATTTCGAACTTGGCTAACGAACGACTACACTTAGAAAACTTTGACACCTCCTCTTGGCGCCTTAAGAGCCCCAACAAAGATTGGTGGGTCAATCTTTCCGCAACAACAAGGTCAACTGTAAAGCAATGGCGTCGCTTACAATGCTCATTAATTGGACCATTTGAAACGAGAGAAATGCCCGTGTGTTTCGAGAATAGAGCAAGCCGAAGACCATCTTGCTCAAGGCCATCAAAGACTAGACCAAGCTTTGGGTCTTGGCAGATGCAATTTTGTTATTTTGGGAAACATTCTACCAGGAGAGTAATTCCATGTTTATTGCGGGTGGGCCTCGCGGCCTTGTAATACAGAACTCTACCCTCTTCTTCATTAAATAGACGAGGTAAAACTTTTGCCTCCATTTTAAAACAAAAGCATGCTTGCTTAGAAACAGAACATGCTTCGACGGTCATTCATGCTCTGCATTATGAATAGGAATTCTGAATACGTTTTTTAGAGCGAATTATGGAGTATTTGTGATCAATAGGTCTTGTACTGGTCATGTGTTTGGCGAACCGAACTCTTCGAGATGTGCCTGTTtttcagcagcatcaccgcacTCTGTACTTCAGGGAAGAAAGAACACTACGTCCATGGCAATGTAATGCATCGGAACAACTGCACTAACCAAGATTAAAAATTTCAGCAAGTGCTTGCGGCCAAACAACAGTTTATTCCCTACATTCTAGGATGTTCATAGAGTACTGCACATGAGCTCGATCACATCTTTATTGGAAGCACGAGGCACTCGAGACATTCAGTCGACAGTGGCAGCAGAGTTGGAGCTTCACTTGTGGTGCGCCTTGTTGGGCGGCTTCACGATGAGAACGGGGCAGGAGGCGTGATGGGCGAGGTAGTCGCTCACGCTGCCCAGCAACGCCCTGCAACACACCACCAGCACAGGGTCAAGGCGTGGCTTGATGTGATCCATGGAGTTTTATTATGCATATGCTTGTAACTCTGTAAGCAACATGACTATTGTCTCGGTGATAAAGGCTTGCTCTCATAGTAAATAAACATGAAAAACTAAAAAACAACTGTGTTTTCTTTAGCCATTGGATTTTCTTAAATGTACTACTGTTTAAGGAGGCAAGTTAACTAGCTATTGCATATCTTTCAGCCATGCATTTCAATATGCTACCAGGATAAGAAGGGAAGGCACAAAGGGAAAAGCAGAAGAGGAGGCAAGCTGCAAGAGAGAGAATGGAAAAAGGAACAGGAACAGAAAAGCCCATGACGTGACTCGGTAAGGCCTGCTACGGGCTCTCGGTTTGGGCCCAACCGAGCAGCGGGTGGCATTGCCGGAGCATAGAAGAGAGGGCAGCAGCAGGTTTAGTACCACATCGCGGACGGAGGAGAAACCCTGGGGAAAGATGGCTATAAAACGAGACCCAGCTCAATGTTCCAACTCATACCTTTCTCGGCCTTTTGGCTAAGATCAAGTGTAGTATCTGTTCTTATCAGTTTAATATCTGATATGTGGACCATGTGTCCACAACGATATTAAATTTATTTTTCATGGGGGAGAGCCCACCATGGTAGCTTGCTGCCAGGGCTCTCATGTGTCGCCCAGGCGTTGCACTACTGCCTGGGCCTGGCAAACCCCAACCAAATCAAGCATTAAAATTTTGAAATTTAAGGATTTCCATATGTTTGCAATTCAAGTCGCTTGAACACTGAAGAAAGCTAAGCTGTGCTTTAGTATCTTTGGCTCTGCCAGTGAAGTAGTCGAACTGCACCCAGAATCACAATCTGTTGTCGAAGATGCTCACGCGTGGTGATCTCATTGGCATGCGCGTACCTCTTGATCATGCCCAGGCCGCGGCTGCCGAGGACGAGGAGGTCGGCGTGCATGTCCTCCACGGCGCGGCAGATGGCCTCCTTGGCGTCGccctccaccaccgccgccgtgGCGCTCACCTGCTTCTGCCTGCACACGTCGAGCGCGACGGACACGACTCGCCGGGAGTTCTCCTCGTGCGTCTTCCTCACGGAGTCCACCGCCGTGGGCGGGACGTACTGTAGGCCTGCCTCCGTATGCACACGCAAACGAGTTCCGTCAGTGAGCGTGAGCGTACGTacgtgtgtgtgcgtgtgagctAGCTTGTTGTACAGGACAGGCGGTACCGTGCCCGGCGACAGGGTAGGCGAAGTGGTCGGCGCGCGGCTGGACGTGGACGACGACGAGGGACGCGCCGGGGTGGGGCCGGACGACGTTGTCGAGCGCCCACGACAGCGCGTGCAGGCTCTCCTCGCTCGCGTCCACCGCGGCCACCACCTTCATCGTCGCGCCCTCCGGCCCGACGCCGCTCGCCATGGCCGCGGCCTCGGCGCTCACCTCCTCCATGACGATGCCTTCACTCGCGGTAAGACCGGTACTGACACTCTGACACAGCCTCGAGCGAGCGCTTCGATCGTTGGTTCCTATAAATATCCGCACCTACGGGCGGTAATAAAACCGGCGTTTGGCTTTCTTGCGCGGCGGCACAGTATGGGATAGACACGGCGTGTTTCGACTCTCTAGACATCTTGTCTTCGTTGCGCGTGGCAGTCATGTCCACGGCGGCGAGCGAGCTGGCGACACCTGCCGCTCCTCCGGTTCCGGTgcgccagctccaagtcaagtcCCAACGCACCAGCGTCTCCTCTCTCTTCTGTAGGCTGGATGGCGTGATACTGATACCGACCAAGAAGATGAACCTTTCAGAATGAAATACCACAGGTAGTACCAAAAAGTTAAATCATGCCCACAACTAGAATTGAACAACATAATCGCATCCAAATCAGTACTGTTCTGGGCATACACAGAAGCAAGTATGACCATGCCAAATCCCAAAAAGTTCAGTCATGCCCACTGCTAAAATACACATGAAAAGTTGCATATTCGGTTGCTTCTCCCTCTAGAAACGCAATCCTGAGCCATCAACCAACCAAGCAGTGGTTGGAAGAACTTGTAAGACACACAAGTGCTAATTAAGCACAACTCATCTTCTCTCAAGTAGTATAACCTTCTAGGACCATACGGCGATTGACAATTGCCAGCTTCCTCTTTCCTGATCATATACCCATAGCACCCTTGGCCTCTTCCAGAGATGGTGAACTGAACTACTACACGGCAGCTCTACGGCAAAGACCAATTCCCAGCCTTGAACTTCGAATGGAAGGCGGATTTCCTTGAAACCACAAAGAACACTGCACACAGGAATTAATGGAAGCTCTTATTTGCGCTGAACAATGTCAAGCATTCTATACGTACGAATGCAAAGTATACACAGGTTGAAGAACGGACCAGGTACTGCCGGGATGATGTAGTCTTTATGCTGCAGCGCTTCCTGAAGAGTTTTCCCTTCTCTTACTTTGATCCACTTACCCTGGCCTGCACACATTGAAATGGAATACAACTACTTATCAGCGCAGCATAACAGCATTATAGCATGTTGCAGTAAATGTAGTTCTGCTAATGGCAGATTGGATATACTCCCTCGGTTCCTacatataagtctttttagagattccactatgGAGACTACAttcggatgtatatagacacCTTTTAGAGTATAAGTTCACTctttttgctccgtatgtagtctatAGTAGAATCTCttaaaagacttatatttaggaacggagggagtattacatACTGAAATTGACAGAATCACAGTTCACATCGTGCTGTCTTTTTACTGTACATCATGTAAATTTAGAGAAATAACCTAAGGAATATGTTTTACATACTTGGTGATATAGCTGTGCTGCCCTTCACAGTATCATGTTCTCCATCTTCCCCATCAAGGCTTTCTGGGAGTGACCCTGAGTCGACAGTGCCTTCCAGAAGATATTTTAACAATTCACTTTTGGAGAACGGCGTGCCATCACCAGCCTAGTGTATCAAATGGAAATACCAGTTAGCCAGCAAGGCAACGAAATGAAACTAGAAAGTTTTTCTATCCTAAAGCTGTGTCAAAGTACTGACAATGGTATGTTGACTGTAATCCTAATTGTGAATGAAAAAGCAAAAATCCTACAGATTTGTGAAACTTCAAGATAACTTGCAAAACTGGACTGGATAATGCTAATGATGATCAACATGATAGTACTGAAATCTTAATTGTCAACAACTCCGAGTTTTCTCACATGAGTCCGACACTGTTAAAA
Protein-coding sequences here:
- the LOC125510626 gene encoding universal stress protein PHOS34-like: MEEVSAEAAAMASGVGPEGATMKVVAAVDASEESLHALSWALDNVVRPHPGASLVVVHVQPRADHFAYPVAGHGLQYVPPTAVDSVRKTHEENSRRVVSVALDVCRQKQVSATAAVVEGDAKEAICRAVEDMHADLLVLGSRGLGMIKRALLGSVSDYLAHHASCPVLIVKPPNKAHHK